In the genome of Cryptomeria japonica chromosome 8, Sugi_1.0, whole genome shotgun sequence, one region contains:
- the LOC131857327 gene encoding uncharacterized protein LOC131857327, whose protein sequence is MRRNGKLKIKVHISLDGIEVHIIDWQPNFNSRMHVLPNNKVWIRLYNCPSDYWHIDVIKDICKDLGTFVSTNDILEDKLWGSFLRICISTDQISKIPDEVRIIGAGKFWIQKIDREDQLRIGPKCFSLDHTGISCDVLVTIQRSYSCMQSPIEVKLQPEPLIAFDTGEAFCNDTLDKENVPLTGATPLIIVPPSFGQSVSQQDLLTLLEKTKTLQANIESKLVDSLPPSPFVPRKQLVIEDDNFHSQGMEIGTMGEMGGQICSTIGIELEDGEIETSSSEGEEDFEPDSDLILEGTSKGFGKSDSTIDKPNFKPKGVWGRKSKKVMLAVAGAASGQTKLNLGKGSALPQEQ, encoded by the coding sequence atgaggagaaatggaaagctAAAAATAAAGGTCCATATATCTttagatggcattgaagttcacatcattgattggcagcccaatttcaaCTCCCGAATGCATGTATTGCCGAACaacaaggtatggataagactgTATAATTGCCCCTCggattattggcacattgatgtcattaaggatatatgcaaagaCCTTGGCACCTTTGTATCGACAAATGACATCTTGGAGGATAAACtatggggaagcttcctcagaatTTGTATTAGCACAGATCAAATCTCCAAGATCCCCGATGAAGTTAGAATTATTGGTGCAGGGAAGTtctggatccaaaagattgatagagaagatcaacTGCGTATTGGTCCTAAATGCTTTTCTTTGGATCATACCGGTATTAGTTGTGATGTTTTGGTTACGATACAACGAAGTTATTCCTGtatgcaatctcctattgaggtTAAACTGCAACCAGAACCTCTTATTGCCTTTGACACCGGGGAAGCTTTTTGCAACGATACTCTTGATAAGGAGAATGTTCCACTAACAGGGGCAACCCCTTTGATCATAGTTCCTCCTTCCTTTGGTCAAAGCGTGAGCCAACAAGACCTTCTCACACTTCTAGAGAAGACCAAAACCCTACAGGCAAACATTGAATCCAAGTTAGTGGATTCACTTCCACCCTCCCCTTTTGTGCCTAGGAAGCAACTGGTAATTGAAGATGACAATTTTCACTCTCAGGGTATGGAGATTGGCACTATGGGGGAGATGGGAGGGCAGATCTGCTCCACGATAGGCATTGaactggaagatggtgaaattgaaacctCCTCCTCGGAGGGGGAGGAAGACTTTGAACCTGACTCAGATCTTATATTGGAGGGTACTTCAAAAGGGTTTGGAAAGTCGGATTCAactattgacaaaccaaattttaagccaaaaggtgtGTGGGGGCGCAAATCCAAAAAAGTTATGCTAGCAGTGGCTGGTGCTGccagtggtcaaaccaaacttaatttagggaagggaagtgcccttccccaggagcaatga